Sequence from the Miscanthus floridulus cultivar M001 chromosome 16, ASM1932011v1, whole genome shotgun sequence genome:
gacggtcccgtggtaagttatGACGGTCTGGATGcacgcctcgtaatgcatgtccacgacgagttttttgcagcatttggtagccaccgcatccgccctggcctcatgtccgtcctggcatctaaagaaatcctgcatacaaacatgatgtatccattcattatttcaagaatatccaatgaatgcgatgtattgagcaatgtagtgcgaggaagacttacccacagctcttgcttcacctGCTCCGCCTGgttgttgaataccctgcgggcccgatctgcagcatcgggggtggcggcgtagtggtcaaacgagtaggccggccccgTCACTCCGGTGTACTCAActaggccagggaagtgctccttgtaTAGAAGACTGAGGAcgccattgacttggcgtgtgtgaccacctccactcaccacaatcgtccagttcctgcccaagtgattaagaaaaattattagtttctattttgattttcaatatatcatataaagtagtgataacatctaaagttacttactttttcccctcgggtcgaatcagcggacgtctctcacgaggtatcggtcgctgagggaggctcgcgggacctcgcaagtagacgctcgacgaactagaggaagcggaaccctctgctgtcgcctcctcctcgtcgtcctcctgcgCGTCCTCAGCGTCCTCCTGgagcacctgctcctcctcctcctcacgcgatggggcggcaggcgacggctccctcctgcggctgctcctcctcTTACTCCCACCACCCACTAtcttttctgtggcttataagttggctgatgttgttttattatgagacaaaaacactgtatcatgataGTTGAGAACATGGTGTATATATTCGAAACAGTATCAGAATGGGGAATGTTCGAACATagttattatattattatatatagttGAGAAGTCCATTGCTAACTCAAGTTAAAAGTGGGTTTCACATTAAAATATTACTCTGTTTCCCTTTAACTTTGTAATTGGTGTGTTCTTAACGGTAGGTTGTCCTATACAGAAATGGCTCTCAAACTTGACAGTTTGGTGGGTGATATAGAAGATGCTGTTTCTTCTTCTGTTACTGGAAAACTTAAATCTCCTGTAGACAATTCGGAGGTCTGGATCTTGTCATATTGTGATTCTTGGGAGAGTCAACTTGACAGCTGCTAATTTTGgcattctcttttctttttcagaaaacaCATCATGTTGCTATTGGATATCTTAAAAACATAGAAGATCTTTTAGCTTCTGTAACTACGACTAGACCACAATGGACTCGCCTTCTATCTTCCGTGGATCACAGAGTGGACCGATCTTTAGCTATACTAAGACCACAAGCCATTGTTGTAGGGAGGAGTGGATTTCAGGAATGGTCATTGCATTGTCTACGTACTTGGTGAAAGATATATTTCCTAAGCAGATTGAACTTCTTCAGGAAAGTAGTAGCTCAAGTGATGCAGGTAGCACGGCATATCAGGCTAGAGTCTCGTGGCTCAGCCTTGTTGACCTAATGATATCTTTTGACAAGCGGATTCAAGGTTTAATCTCAGGCACTGGACTGCTACTTACGGTAAAGGATGATGACAGTTGGCAGAGGATCTCAGTCCTCTGTGTCTTCTGTGATCGCCCAGATTGGCTTCAAGTGTGGGCGGAGATTGAGAGACAGGAGAGTCTTAATAAGCTGCAATCAGCAATGGATTTAGAGAAAAATTGGAGTGCAAGAATTCAAGGAACAATGCTTGAGTATGACTCAGATGATTGCAAGTCTCCACTAATCACCAGTGCCGTTCATCAGACCTTGTCTTTGCTAATTGATTGTGCTCGTCCTGCTGTATCCAGAACCTTCATAGAATCTTTAGACTACATGCAAGGGCAACTATCTAAGCTTCAAGGTGGCTTAAATACCGTTGATTTTGTGACGGTATGGAGAAGTGTGGCAAGCGGGGTAGACCAGCTGCTTTTCGGCGGCATTTTCACAAGCGGCATAAAGATTAGCAGCGATGGAGTAGAAAGGCTACAGGGCGACCTGAGCGTTTTGTTTGCTATTTTTTCAGCGTGGTGTCTGAGACCTGAAGGCTTCTTCCCTCGACTGTCTGAGGGATTGAGGTTACTGAAGATTGATGAGCAACAACTCAAAGATGGGGCGTTTACAGATAAGAATTGGCTGAGGGAATATGGCATTAGGCATCTCACAGCTGCTGACATTGAGAAGATAATAAAAAATCGGGTATATATGATGCATGATGAAttgtatttaactaacatcagtTTGCAGTTGGAAAAAGGATAATCAAATTTGAAAGAGTTTAGACTGTTTTACTTCAAACAGATTTTGTATCTTCTTATATACAGCTACATTCTTAGCGTGTTGGTTGGTGTAACAAGGTACATTATATTTATCAAAATATATATGAAGAGAGACTAGTTACGAGATTGCAAATATATTGTCTTGTTTTCACTTTTCCTTACATACAGAAAAGGCCGTCTATTCTCTTCCTGAAAGGACCAAGAAAGTAGAAAGCAGCTTTTTTCCTAAAGCTGTTCGGTTCACTGAAGCACACCGAACGCTGGTGAATCAGAGTGTTTTGGCTGGTGAATCAGATGGTCATCTGTATAACCCTAGCGTTTATAAGTTTGATACATGAAAAATCATGTCTACTGTTTTAGCAATAGATCTACAAATTAAAGATGTGCGGGGACAGAACTAACATGCAAGAATATGCTGTATAGTACCACAGAGTTTATACAGTTATTGGCCTCCTACTAGATTATAATAAGCCATAAAAACAAACAATATGTGATGGTCATAGGAAACATGAAAATATTGCTATAGCTCTCAAGCAAGCCTCCACACAAACAAACAATCTTGCAACTAATTCTATACTAGAGAGCTAGCAAGAGAACTAATTAGAACTAGTTACAACTAAGCTACTCTACTAGCTACACAGTGGCGGCAGGGCGGCGGCATACCAGTGGAAGGGCACCCCGCTGGACTCGATCCACGCGACGTCCACGACGAGCTGCTGGTAGTGGCCggggtgtaacagaaccgaccaaatcataagaacgtaagtacaaaaacaatcaccgaagcgatcaaattcctgtacttaagctcccataatcccggtagtccggaaatcacgaaggatttcaaccaactctcgacatacaaaccaagatcgtagtgattcaacacaacacatcatccgttacaacatttcataagtagcatttggattacatccatcagagtgcgaataaaatattacaaaccaggttcaaatttgcggaagcaacatagtttagtacataacttcatagtttcaaatacattgccagatcttagtcatgtcccacaaaagcatcattaggtacgagaactagtagagaccgcgcccaacggtctagtcttcatccctagctgggagaaggcaatacttgcagcaaccaaagtagaactggtcatctgcaacaggtgggagataaaccctgagtacaagaaagtactcagctagacttacccgacaaaaacagaaataaaagacaccaaggatcatgcaaggcttatgaggtgggctagcttgacacagttgcataaaagagcttatgattatagtaaccaatttaaacttagcatcaagcttatcatcatttacctgtccactagattagcacctgtactagagcactcacttattaggagcaaacaatattaaccatagcaggtataataaggctgtcatcatcatatcatcatttctgaaccattaggttatttagtgtatctacattggagataagcccgtcaagttctcactaaccgggagagacggcgactcgaatcgaattacaactcagctgagggggtattcctaactctcaccctagcatacttagcaagggtagccgtgggtcacctttggaacaactcaggaaccaaattcgcgggttcgatcagcgccagcactctcagggattacccttctgccaggacgatcaggacttttaaatcacctgcccttggactcacgcctatggctcccttccgaggcgcactttatacttatcgactcccggccta
This genomic interval carries:
- the LOC136510546 gene encoding RINT1-like protein MAG2 → REEWISGMVIALSTYLVKDIFPKQIELLQESSSSSDAGSTAYQARVSWLSLVDLMISFDKRIQGLISGTGLLLTVKDDDSWQRISVLCVFCDRPDWLQVWAEIERQESLNKLQSAMDLEKNWSARIQGTMLEYDSDDCKSPLITSAVHQTLSLLIDCARPAVSRTFIESLDYMQGQLSKLQGGLNTVDFVTVWRSVASGVDQLLFGGIFTSGIKISSDGVERLQGDLSVLFAIFSAWCLRPEGFFPRLSEGLRLLKIDEQQLKDGAFTDKNWLREYGIRHLTAADIEKIIKNRILYLLIYSYILSVLVGVTRKGRLFSS